Proteins encoded by one window of Longimicrobiaceae bacterium:
- a CDS encoding PAS domain S-box protein has translation MTFVLHAHDPFIAAIVQSVDDQAVFTVDHAGYVTRWNRAAERITGYAADEVVGRHVGALAGESEAADDYEKVLRLAARMGRLELDREWVRKDGSTFRAAGRISAIRGERGDLLGFVAVLRDLPATDGDGGDPAPEARVLAYDSLFWLHPDPVAAFDAEARFVHANLAWQALSGRSPEELPGTSFLALVIPEDRRRVQDAVRNASRGETQRLEAAALRDGERVELCLTCIPRPSGGEMMGVWAVAREVGGERAAGEELRGREAFFRGLVEDVEGVFFYALDAASRFRYLSPSVHRVLGYRPEELLGVPLAALMDPGPEGRPAADGTRPAVRTA, from the coding sequence ATGACATTTGTCCTGCACGCGCACGACCCGTTCATCGCCGCGATCGTCCAGAGCGTGGACGACCAGGCCGTCTTCACGGTGGACCACGCCGGCTACGTCACGCGCTGGAACCGCGCGGCGGAGCGGATCACCGGCTACGCCGCGGACGAGGTGGTGGGGAGGCACGTGGGCGCGCTGGCGGGGGAGAGCGAAGCGGCGGACGACTACGAAAAGGTGCTCCGGCTCGCCGCGCGCATGGGGCGCCTGGAGCTGGACCGCGAGTGGGTCCGCAAGGACGGGAGCACCTTCCGCGCGGCGGGGCGGATCAGCGCCATCCGCGGCGAGCGGGGCGACCTCCTGGGCTTCGTGGCCGTGCTCCGCGATCTCCCCGCCACGGACGGGGACGGCGGGGATCCGGCGCCGGAGGCGCGGGTGCTCGCGTACGACTCGCTCTTCTGGCTCCACCCGGACCCGGTCGCCGCCTTCGACGCGGAGGCCCGCTTCGTCCACGCGAACCTCGCCTGGCAGGCGCTGTCCGGCCGCTCCCCCGAGGAGCTCCCCGGCACCTCCTTCCTCGCCCTGGTGATCCCCGAGGACCGCAGGCGCGTGCAGGACGCCGTCCGGAACGCCTCCCGCGGCGAGACGCAGCGGCTGGAGGCCGCGGCCCTGCGGGACGGGGAGAGGGTCGAGCTCTGCCTCACCTGCATTCCCCGCCCCTCGGGGGGCGAGATGATGGGGGTGTGGGCCGTGGCGCGCGAGGTGGGCGGGGAGCGCGCGGCCGGGGAGGAGCTTCGCGGCCGCGAGGCGTTCTTCCGCGGACTGGTGGAGGACGTGGAGGGCGTGTTCTTCTATGCGCTGGACGCCGCCTCCCGCTTCCGGTACCTCTCTCCCTCAGTGCACCGGGTGCTGGGGTACCGGCCGGAGGAGCTGCTGGGCGTCCCGCTGGCCGCCCTGATGGACCCCGGGCCGGAGGGCCGCCCCGCGGCGGACGGCACCAGGCCGGCGGTGCGCACCGC